A part of Neodiprion pinetum isolate iyNeoPine1 chromosome 4, iyNeoPine1.2, whole genome shotgun sequence genomic DNA contains:
- the LOC124217059 gene encoding putative fatty acyl-CoA reductase CG5065 isoform X1, translating into MRHPASLKELVSDSTIFLTGATGFVGGVLLERILTAASPPRRVCLLVRSRRGTDPRDRVKDIFSSQLFSDVQPSRLDLVQVMEGDVGEDGLGLSETDRKLLVSECTLVFHAAAFISFAARLDLAIRINLEGTRQVLNLAKKMANCKVMVYVSTAYANCTVRHAVVEEKLYPTPCDPIKFLEMVKNLSAEEVQQKTAELIGDHPNTYTFTKQMAEALLAKERGHLALSIVRPSIVLNTWKIPKRGWVDNVNNGACGFIAGVNKGIFRTVPSRPDGITDVIPADMVVSVILASALQAVRDPETLHIYHCTSGTENPVTWGRYCNAVVKAAQDHPCKRVLWYPEAKTRLSGFRNFIVIWVFQIIPAFFVDIFLLRGLKPTLYELQRKYARGCKYTAYFTIREWPFDTAKVSALASILPEEERRAYPFDPKLINWDDYLEGCVIGMRQYFHREPQNTTERARREMHRLRIIAAVTPFLSFFLLWGITSLFVCSSWVAAFVAGCIVLFLIWV; encoded by the exons ATGAGACATCCGGCTTCGCTGAAGGAGCTCGTATCCGATAGTACGATATTTTTGACCGGTGCGACCGGGTTCGTTGGCGGCGTTTTGCTGGAGCGTATCCTGACCGCCGCATCGCCGCCGAGGAGGGTCTGCCTCCTGGTGAGGAGCCGGCGTGGAACCGACCCTCGGGATCGTGTCAAGGACATTTTTTCATCGCAG TTGTTCTCAGATGTTCAGCCCAGCAGATTGGATTTGGTGCAAGTGATGGAAGGTGACGTGGGTGAAGATGGACTCGGACTTTCCGAAACTGATCGAAAACTTTTGGTGTCTGAGTGCACCTTGGTTTTCCACGCGGCGGCTTTCATCTCATTTGCAGCACGCCTGGACTTGGCAATCAGAATTAATCTCGAGGGTACCAGGCAAGTCCTGAACTTGGCCAAAAAAATGGCCAACTGCAAAGTCATGGTGTACGTTTCGACTGCCTATGCCAACTGCACCGTCAGGCACGCCGTTGTGGAAGAAAAGTTATATCCGACTCCGTGCGACCCGATAAAGTTTTTGGAAATG GTGAAAAATCTATCCGCTGAAGAGGTGCAGCAAAAAACCGCTGAACTGATAGGGGATCATCCCAATACTTACACTTTCACGAAACAAATGGCTGAAGCCCTACTGGCTAAAGAACGTGGTCATTTGGCGCTGAGTATAGTGAGACCCAGCATCGTCCTGAATACTTGGAAGATACCGAAGAGAGGCTGGGTGGATAACGTGAACAACGGGGCCTGCGGATTTATAGCGGGAGTCAACAAGGGCATATTTCGCAC AGTTCCGTCACGGCCGGATGGTATCACCGATGTCATTCCCGCCGATATGGTCGTCTCTGTGATTCTGGCTTCCGCACTTCAAGCGGTCCGTGATCCAGAGACTCTGCATATTTATCACTGCACTTCCGGGACTGAGAATCCCGTGACTTGGGGAAGATACTGCAACGCGGTTGTCAAAGCAGCCCAGGATCACCCTTGCAAAAGGGTGCTCTGGTACCCCGAAGCCAAAACAAGACTGAGCGGATTCAGGAACTTCATTGTTATCTGGGTCTTCCAAATAATTCCTGCCTTCTTCGTGGACATTTTTCTACTCCGCGGGTTGAAACCTAC GCTATATGAATTGCAGCGAAAGTATGCCAGAGGCTGCAAATACACGGCGTACTTTACGATAAGGGAATGGCCCTTCGATACCGCAAAGGTATCGGCGCTCGCCTCGATATTGCCCGAAGAGGAACGAAGGGCATATCCCTTCGACCCTAAACTAATTAACTGGGATGATTATCTTGAGGGATGTGTCATTGGGATGAGGCAGTATTTCCATCGGGAACCGCAAAACACGACGGAAAGGGCGCGTCGTGAAATGCATAG GTTGCGGATAATCGCTGCCGTCACTCCGTTTCTaagttttttccttctttggGGAATTACTTCACTTTTTGTATGTTCTTCTTGGGTAGCTGCGTTCGTTGCTGGCTGTATCGTGCTTTTTTTGATTTGGGTTTAA
- the LOC124217059 gene encoding putative fatty acyl-CoA reductase CG5065 isoform X2 — translation MEGDVGEDGLGLSETDRKLLVSECTLVFHAAAFISFAARLDLAIRINLEGTRQVLNLAKKMANCKVMVYVSTAYANCTVRHAVVEEKLYPTPCDPIKFLEMVKNLSAEEVQQKTAELIGDHPNTYTFTKQMAEALLAKERGHLALSIVRPSIVLNTWKIPKRGWVDNVNNGACGFIAGVNKGIFRTVPSRPDGITDVIPADMVVSVILASALQAVRDPETLHIYHCTSGTENPVTWGRYCNAVVKAAQDHPCKRVLWYPEAKTRLSGFRNFIVIWVFQIIPAFFVDIFLLRGLKPTLYELQRKYARGCKYTAYFTIREWPFDTAKVSALASILPEEERRAYPFDPKLINWDDYLEGCVIGMRQYFHREPQNTTERARREMHRLRIIAAVTPFLSFFLLWGITSLFVCSSWVAAFVAGCIVLFLIWV, via the exons ATGGAAGGTGACGTGGGTGAAGATGGACTCGGACTTTCCGAAACTGATCGAAAACTTTTGGTGTCTGAGTGCACCTTGGTTTTCCACGCGGCGGCTTTCATCTCATTTGCAGCACGCCTGGACTTGGCAATCAGAATTAATCTCGAGGGTACCAGGCAAGTCCTGAACTTGGCCAAAAAAATGGCCAACTGCAAAGTCATGGTGTACGTTTCGACTGCCTATGCCAACTGCACCGTCAGGCACGCCGTTGTGGAAGAAAAGTTATATCCGACTCCGTGCGACCCGATAAAGTTTTTGGAAATG GTGAAAAATCTATCCGCTGAAGAGGTGCAGCAAAAAACCGCTGAACTGATAGGGGATCATCCCAATACTTACACTTTCACGAAACAAATGGCTGAAGCCCTACTGGCTAAAGAACGTGGTCATTTGGCGCTGAGTATAGTGAGACCCAGCATCGTCCTGAATACTTGGAAGATACCGAAGAGAGGCTGGGTGGATAACGTGAACAACGGGGCCTGCGGATTTATAGCGGGAGTCAACAAGGGCATATTTCGCAC AGTTCCGTCACGGCCGGATGGTATCACCGATGTCATTCCCGCCGATATGGTCGTCTCTGTGATTCTGGCTTCCGCACTTCAAGCGGTCCGTGATCCAGAGACTCTGCATATTTATCACTGCACTTCCGGGACTGAGAATCCCGTGACTTGGGGAAGATACTGCAACGCGGTTGTCAAAGCAGCCCAGGATCACCCTTGCAAAAGGGTGCTCTGGTACCCCGAAGCCAAAACAAGACTGAGCGGATTCAGGAACTTCATTGTTATCTGGGTCTTCCAAATAATTCCTGCCTTCTTCGTGGACATTTTTCTACTCCGCGGGTTGAAACCTAC GCTATATGAATTGCAGCGAAAGTATGCCAGAGGCTGCAAATACACGGCGTACTTTACGATAAGGGAATGGCCCTTCGATACCGCAAAGGTATCGGCGCTCGCCTCGATATTGCCCGAAGAGGAACGAAGGGCATATCCCTTCGACCCTAAACTAATTAACTGGGATGATTATCTTGAGGGATGTGTCATTGGGATGAGGCAGTATTTCCATCGGGAACCGCAAAACACGACGGAAAGGGCGCGTCGTGAAATGCATAG GTTGCGGATAATCGCTGCCGTCACTCCGTTTCTaagttttttccttctttggGGAATTACTTCACTTTTTGTATGTTCTTCTTGGGTAGCTGCGTTCGTTGCTGGCTGTATCGTGCTTTTTTTGATTTGGGTTTAA
- the LOC124217058 gene encoding putative fatty acyl-CoA reductase CG8306 → MASSPVTEFYRGKTLFITGGTGFLGICLIEKFLRSCPDLKNIYILLRPKKGKNIEERLDELTKNLIFETLKEHGGSDLLNKLIPVAGDVGEDGLGLSASDRQSLIDNVQIVVHSAATLDFEATLRPTVNINLLGTRRVIQLCKEIHDFKVLVHVSSAYVNSAISEPVEKVYPAPAEVEKIIKMVKDLDDKELDIATPGILGNHANSYTFTKHLAEHEVLNASICSAIVRPSMITAAWKEPVPGWTISKNGPQGFLMGASKGVLRRLPVASALIYDYIPVDVVVNSLIVAGYNADREREAGLKVYHCTSSTCNPFKWEKVESHINTYLHRYPLRSAVWYPYLKLLPSLLLFRISAIFVHMIPAYILDTVTRVFGGRPILVRLHTNVNKSLSRLEKFIFTEWKFSNARLLELNATLSTVDKDKFILDIRSLKWEDYFNDLVQGVRRYLSNESPKNLGKARSKDKVLLVAHLVLQAGLMGLVWWIFKFLLASTWTKTGLVVPLAYMIFSLL, encoded by the exons ATGGCTTCATCACCGGTCACGGAATTTTATCGTGGCAAAACCCTGTTCATTACGGGTGGTACCGGTTTCCTCGGTATCTGTTTGATTGAGAAATTCCTGCGCTCCTGTCCagatctgaaaaatatttatatcttaCTCAGGccaaagaaaggaaagaataTCGAAGAAAGGTTAGACGAGTTAACCAAAAATCTG ATATTTGAAACACTTAAGGAACATGGTGGTTCCGATCTATTGAATAAGCTGATCCCAGTTGCTGGAGATGTTGGGGAAGATGGTTTGGGATTGAGTGCCTCTGATAGGCAAAGTCTGATCGATAATGTTCAGATCGTTGTCCATTCTGCAGCTACATTGGACTTTGAAGCAACCTTAAGGCCGACTGTGAACATTAATTTACTCGGTACACGCAGAGTTATTCAGCTATGCAAAGAAATCCATGATTTCAAG GTACTCGTTCACGTGTCCAGTGCCTACGTAAATTCCGCCATCTCCGAACCAGTTGAAAAAGTCTATCCTGCACCTGCAgaggttgaaaaaatcatcaaaatgGTGAAGGATTTAGATGATAAGGAATTGGACATTGCCACACCTGGTATTCTGGGAAACCATGCAAATAGTTACACGTTTACAAAACATCTGGCTGAACACGAAGTTCTCAACGCATCTATATGCTCAGCCATTGTGAGACCATCCATGA TAACTGCCGCGTGGAAGGAGCCAGTACCTGGATGGACGATATCCAAAAATGGTCCGCAAGGTTTTCTAATGGGAGCTAGTAAAGGTGTACTCAGACGACTGCCTGTTGCGTCAGCTCTGATTTATGACTACATTCCAGTCGATGTAGTAGTAAATAGTTTGATTGTTGCTGGATATAATGCGGACCGTGAACG TGAAGCTGGATTGAAGGTTTACCATTGTACGTCGAGTACCTGCAATCCCTTCAAATGGGAAAAGGTTGAAAGCCACATTAATACTTATCTTCATCGTTACCCTCTGCGTAGCGCCGTGTGGTACCCGTACCTTAAGCTTCTGCCTTCATTGTTACTGTTCAGAATCTCTGCAATTTTTGTCCACATGATTCCGGCATATATTCTCGATACAGTTACACGTGTGTTTGGTGGACGGCCCAT ATTGGTACGTCTACACACAAATGTTAACAAATCATTGAGTCGTCTagagaaattcatttttaccgaGTGGAAATTCAGTAATGCTCGGCTTCTTGAATTAAATGCAACTCTATCAACAGTCGACaaggataaatttattttggaCATTAGATCGTTAAAATGGGAAGATTATTTTAATGATCTGGTACAAGGAGTTAGGAGGTACCTCAGTAACGAAAGTCCAAAAAATCTGGGAAAAGCTCGTTCAAAAGATAAAGT ATTACTGGTCGCACATTTGGTTCTACAAGCTGGACTAATGGGTCTGGTTTGGTGgatcttcaaatttttgttagcCTCAACTTGGACAAAAACAGGATTGGTTGTTCCCTTGGCATACATGATCTTcagtttattataa